The genomic interval CCATCGTCGGTGAGCCCCTCGCCGAGGACGACCTGAAGATCATCGAGGGCATCGGCCCCAAGATCGAACAGGTCCTCAACGAGGGCGGGATCGTGACGTGGGGCGACCTCGCGGCGGCCGACGTCGACAGACTGCGGGAGATCCTCGACGCGGCGGGTCCGCGCTACCGGATGCACGATCCCGCCGGGTGGCCCGAGCAGGCGCAGTTGCTCGACCGTGGCGCGTGGGCGGAGTTCGCGGCGCTGACCGGCCGGCTCGAGGACGATCAGCAGGTCTGACCACCGGTCGCCGGAGCCTCCGGCGTCAGCGATCCTGGCCGTCGTCGACGACATCATCGGCAGTGCCTGTGCCGTCACGACTGCTCGCGCGGCACTGCCGACAGGCTGGCACGGTGGTGCCCTGCCGACATACCGCGGTCCTGCCATGGGACGCCGGGCCGACGTCATCCGTGCCTAGGTCTGCGCCCCTGTGGCGTCGTCGGTCACACCGTCACCGGACGGGGTGCGGTCGCCACCGAACCAGCCCGGCCGGCCGTGCCCGAACGCTCGCGGTCCGTGACCACCGCGGCGCAGCACGCCCGCCTCCGCGGCGTCCGCGATGGCATCCGCCTGGTCCTGCGTGAGCTCACCCGCCGCCACGGCATCGTCCAACCGCTCCTGCAGGGCCGCGCTGTGGCGCTCCTCATGCTGCTGCGCCATCTGCTCGCGGGCCGCGTCGAGCGCCGCGGACACGTCGTCGACCGGTAGGTCGAGCTCGGCGGCCAGCGCCTCGGCGAAGACGGTCCGCGCCTCGAAGCGCTCGGAGTCCATCGGGTCCTCGGCTTCCGTCGCGGTCTCGGACGACGAGGGGGACCCGTCGTCCTGTGCGAGTGCCGGCACGGCCAGCACGGCCGCCACCAGCGCCACAGCGCCGAGCATCAGCAGCCAGCCTCGCGAACGTCGGAGGGTGTCCATGGCAGATCCTTTCGTCGAGCCACCGGGCACGGTGCCGCAGTGGCGCGCCACCGGTCGTCGGCGACGTTGAGGCCACTGTCGGCGTCGCGGATGGCACGGCGCTGAGTTCCAGCTGTGAACCAGCTGAGAATCGAAGGTTCGGACCGTCTTCGGCGACCGGGTGGACGTGCCGGCCGACGACGTGCCACGATGGCCGTGCCGCCGCGGTCACGCTGCTGCGGCGATGGGAGGCACGATGACGTGGGTGCTGACGGCGATCGCCGTGGTCGCGGCCGCCGTCGTCCTCGACCGTGTCGCGCTCGCCGCCGAGGCGCGCGGCTGGATCTACTGGCGCCGCGTCAAGCCGAAGCGCAGTACGGCGGCCAACGCCCTGCAGCACGTGCAGGCGATCTTCGAGCCGCAGATCGAGCACGTCGTCGAGGAGCGGTCGAAGATCGGCGCCGATCAGCCCGGTGACGACGAGCCGCCGGACCCCAAGCTGACCCCGCGGCTCGGGCGCTGACGACCCGACCGCCACATCGGCAACGGATCTACAGGCGCACGGCGTTCTTGCCGATCTTGTCACCCGTGAACAGACGCGCGAAGGCTGTCGGGACGTTCTCGAAGCCGTCGACGACGTCGACGTGGTGGGTGATCGCGCCCTCGGCGGCCCAGCGACCGAGGTCGGCCATCGCCTCGGGGTAGCGCTCGGCGTGATCGAACACGAGGAAGCCCTCCATGCGGGCCCTACGCATGATCAGCTGCGTGTAGTTGCGCGGACCACGTGGCGGTGCCCCGTCGTACCGCGAGATCGCCCCGCACACGACGATGCGCGCCCCGATCGCCAGGTTGCGCAGTGCCGCCTCGAGTACATCGCCGCCGACGTTGTCGAAGAACACGTCGATGCCGTCGGGGCACTCCTCGGCTACGCGGTCGCCCAGCGAGTCACCCCGATAGTCGATGCACGCGTCGAACCCGTAGTCGTCCACCACGGTCCGGCACTTGTCCGGCCCACCCGCGGTGCCGACGACCCGGCAGCCGTGCACCTTGGCGATCTGGCCGGCGACGGACCCGGTGGCGCCGGCCGCGCCACTGACCAACACGGTGTCACCCGGCTGTGGGCGGCCGACGTCGAGCAGTCCGAAGTAGGCGGCCAGGCCGGTCGGCCCGAACAACCCGACGGCGTCCAGCGGATCCGTGCCGTCGGGCAGCACCTGCATGCTGCGGCGTCCACCGTCGGCGATGGCGAGCTCCTGCCAGCCCGTCATGCCGGTGACCATCGCGCCCTCGGGATAGCGCTCACTACGGGACGCGACGACCGTACCGACGCCGAGTCCGCGCACGACCCCACCCACCGGGATCTTCGGCAGGTACGTGTCGTGGGACATCCAGCCGCGGATCGTCGGATCCATCGAGAGGTAGTCCACCCGCACGAGCGCCTCGCCCTCGGCCGGGCTCGGCACGTCACCGTCGGACAGCTCGACGTCGTCGTCGGCGAAGCGACCGTCGGGCCGGTGCGCGAGGCGCCATTGGCGGTTGCGGGTCGGGACCTCCATGTGTGCTCCGGTCGTCTGCGGCGTGCCATGGGAACACCCGCCGCTGCGAGGTCGTTCCTACCATGGCTGCCCGGCTCGAACCATCGACGTTCGGCTCGGACCACCACCGCTGAGGACGCGTATCGGTGCTGCCGATCATCGGGTCGGGCCCGCTGACCGCGAGCCGGCGGCCGGTACGGACGGCCTCGACGTCGACCGTGGCCGGGCCCATGGTCGACGGGCGACCACGCCTTGCCAGCCGCTCCGTCACTGGCGAGGATCGCCGTGGGCGGCCGCCACCGCAGGTCGAGGGCACCCGCGCGGCCCGTCAGGAGGAGCCATGACCCGTGTCGCACCGTCCCCGCTGACCCCGCTGCGGTTCCTCGAACGCGCCGCGGAGGTCCACGGCGACAAGGTCGCCATCGTCCATGGCGACCGCCGCACGACCTACGGGGCGTTCGCGGACGAGGCGACGCGCGTCGCACATGCGCTGCGCGCCTCGGGCATCGCACCCGGCGATCGGGTCGCGTACCTCTGCCTGAACACACCGGAGATGCTGATCGCCCACTTCGCGGTGCCGCTGGCCGGCGCCGTGCTCGTGGCGATCAACACGCGTCTGTCGGCCGACGAGGTCCGCTACATCTGCGACCACTCGGGGGCGAAGCTTCTCGTCGTCGACGCCGAACTGCACGACGCCGTCACGCCGATCGCGGACGATCTGGCGACGGTCGACGAGATCGTCACGGTCATCGACCCGGAGTCTGACGCGGTGCCCTCCGACGAGGTCGCCGGACCGACGTACGACGTGCTGCGGGACCGGGGCGCCGACGATCCGCTGCCGTGGACGGTCGACGACGAGCTGGCGACCATCTCCATCAACTACACCTCCGGCACCACCGGCCGACCCAAGGGTGTGATGTACACCCATCGTGGCGCCTACCTCAACGCGCTCGGTGAGGTGCTGCACTCCGAGCACTCGCCCGACTCGGTCTACCTGTGGACGCTGCCGATGTTCCACTGCAACGGGTGGTGCACGACGTGGGGCGTCACAGCGATCGGCGGGCGGCACGTGTGCCTGCGCGCTGTCCGGGGCGACCGGATCTGGGACCTGCTGGAGGCCGAGGGCGTCACCCACCTCAACGGCGCGCCGACCGTGCTGAACACCATCGCCAACACGGAGCAGGCGCACCCGCTGGACCGGCAGCTGATCGTGACGACCGCGGGTGCCCCACCGAGTCCCACCGTCATCGCCAAGCTCGAGGAGATCAACGCACGGATCATCCACGTGTACGGCCTGACCGAGACCTACGGCCCCTACTCGGTGTGTGAGTACCAGCCGGACTGGGGCGACCTCGACGTCGACGAGCGCGCGACGTTGCTGGCACGCCAGGGCGTCGGCATGGTCACCGCCGAGCGGATGCGCGTCGTCAACGACGACATGGAGGACGCCCCGGCTGACGGTCAGACCATGGGCGAGATCGTGATGACCGGCAACAACGTCATGGCCGGTTACTTCGACGACGAGGAGGCCACCGACGAGGCGTTCCGGGGTGGGTGGTTCCACTCGGGCGACCTGGGGGTCATGCACTCCGACGGCTATGTCGAGCTGAAGGATCGGGCCAAGGACGTGGTCGTGTCCGGAGGCGAGAACATCTCGACGGTGGAGGTGGAGCAGGCGCTGGAGAGCCACGACGCGGTGGCCGACGTCGCCGTGATCGGCGTGCCCGACGACCAGTGGGGGGAGCGCCCGAAGGCGTTCGTGGTGCTGGCAGACGGCGCAGACGTCGACGAGGCGCAGCTGATCGAGCACGTCAGGCAGCGCATCGCGCGGTACAAGGCGCCGGACGCGGTCGCGTTCGTGGACGAGCTCCCGCGCACGTCGACCGGCAAGGTGCAGAAGTTCGAGCTGCGCGAGCGCGAATGGGAGGGGCGCGACACCCGCATCCAGGGCTGACGCGCGATCCGCCACACGAGGCACCCGCCACCCGCCCCGCCATCGGCACCCGAGGAGCACAGCGATGCGCCTGTCCGTCATGATCGAGCCCCAGCAGGGCATGACCTATGCCCAGATCCTGGCGGTCGCACAGCGCGCCGACGCTGTCGGGATGGCCGGCATGTATCGCAGCGACCACTACACGCCGATCGGTGCCCCGGCCGACGCATCCACGACCGATGCCTGGGCGACGCTGGCCGGTCTGGCACGCGAGACCTCCCGGATCACACTCGGCACGATGGTCACACCGGCGACGTTCCGCCCGGTCGGCAACCTGGCGAAGGTCGTCGCCACCGTCGCTGAGATGGCCGGCACGCTCGACGGGGCGCCCCGCGTCCACGTGGGCATGGGGACCGGCTGGCACGAACCCGAACACCACCAGCACGGCTTCCCGTTCGAGGACATCGCCACGCGGTTCCGCCGGCTCGACGAGCACATGCAGGTGCTGCGCGGCCTGTGGGATCCCGCGCGCGAACCGTTCAGCTTCAACGGTGAGTTCGTCACGATCGACGGCGCACGGTTCCACGCGGTCCCCGAGCCGCGGCCCCGCGTGATCGTCGGCGGCACCGGGCGACGCAAGACGCCCACGCTCGCCGCACGCTACGCCGACGAGCTCAACACCGTCTACCAGTCCCCGGACGACTGCCGCGGGATGCGGGTCGCGATGGACGAGGCCTGCGAACGCGAGGGTCGCGACCCGGACACGCTGCCCCTGACGTTGATGACGGGCTGTGTCGTGGGCGCCGACCACGATGCGTTCCGCGCCCGCGCCGACCGTGTGCACGCCGTCGTCGGCTCGGGCGATCTCGACAGCTGGCTCGACGAGCTGCGTGGGACATGGATCCTCGGCGGGCCCGAGCAGGCCGCGGACCACCTCGGACGGCTCGCGGCGGCCGGCGTGACGGGCGTGCTGCTGCAGCACCAGACACCCGATGACCTCGACATGCTCGACGAGGTCATGACGCAGGTCGCGCCCCGCCTGTAGGGCGCTGGTTCTGGCCGCGGGCGGGCACCGCCCCGAGCGACGTGCAACGGACACAGGGGACACCGCTGGCGGTGTCCCCTGTGTCCGATTCGGATCGCTGGCTCAGGTGTGGGGTGACATGCCGAGCACCTTGTCGGCGCGGATCCCACCGAGGTGGCGGGCGAACATGCGCTGGTAGACGGCCTCCTCCGCTGACCGCGGCGTCGGCAGGCCCTCGTGTCGGGCCGCCTGCTCGTCCGCGTCGGCGTCGTCGAGGCGTGCCGAGATGGCGGCGCCGAGCGCGTCGGCGGCGCCGCTGCCATCGCCGAACTGGGCCTTGCGGCGCCAGAGGATGTCATCGGGCAACCACTCCGCGAAGGCCTCGCGGAGCAGGCGCTTCTCCTGACCGTGTTCACCGGGCAGCTTCCAGGTGACCGGGACGCGGGCCGCGACTGCGATCACGTCGAGATCCAGGAACGGCACGCGCGCCTCCAGCCCGTGGGCCATCGACGTCCGGTCGGCACGCTGCAGGTTGAGGTTGTGCAGACCGCGGACGCTGCGGAGCAGTTCTGCTTCGAGGTCCTCCGGCTGCACGTCCCGAAGGTAGTCGTAGCCGGCGAACAGCTCGTCGGCGCCCTCCCCCGTGAGCACCACCTTGACGTGCCGGGCGGCGAGCTCGGCCACGAGGTGGTTGGGTACCGCGCTGCGCACCAGGGCGGGGTCGAAGTGCTCGATGACCCGGACCGCGTCGTCGAGCACGTTGTATGCCTCCTCGGCCGTGTAGATGCGCTCGTGGTGGTCGAGATCGAGCGCCTCGGCCACGACGCGGGCGGCCTCAAGGTCGGGGCTGCCCTCGACGCCGACGGCGAACGACTGGAGGCGCATGCCCCGCCGGGCGGCGTCGCGCGCCGCGACCGCCGCCACGATCGATGAGTCCAGGCCACCCGACAGCAGCACGCCCACCTCGACGTCGGCCATCATCCGGTCCTCGACCGCCCGGATGACGACATCGCGGATCGCGTCGCGGGCCTCGTCACGCGTCTCGAACGGGCGCCCTCTCGCCGACAGGTCGGCGAACGGGTGCAGGCCGTCGCTGCGCGTCCACCAGTGCCCCGGCGGGAACGCCTCGATCAGCGGCCGGACCTCCTCGGGGAAGGCCCGCAGCTCCGATGCGAAGATCGTGCGCCCCTCCTCGCGCGCCCAGTACAGCGGCTTGATGCCCAACGGGTCGCGCGCCGCCAGCAGGGTGCCGTCCTCGGCGGCAACCGCGAACGCGAACATCCCGCGGAGGCGGTCGATGGCCTGGGGACCCCACGCCACGACGGCCCGCAGCGCGGTCTCGTTGTCCGACGACGTGGCGAACCGGTCGGGACCGAGCTCGGCCCGGAGCGCGGCGTGGTTGTAGATCTCGCCGTTGCCGACCAGCACGTTGCCGCGTTCGTCGATCAGCGGCTGGGTGCCGCCCTCGACATCGATGATCGCGAGCCGCCGGTGGCCCAGCCACGTGGGTCCGACGCGACGGCTGCCGCTGCCGTCCGGCCCGCGATGGCTGATGCGCTCGAGCATCCGCGTCGCCTCGCCGTCGTCGCCGCCTCCGACGCCACCCGGTTCGGCAGCGTGTGCGGAAGGCGGCGCGCCCTCCACCTGCTGGTCCGACACGTCATGGGTCACCACGATCCCACACACAACCGCTCCGTCCGGTGAGGATGGTCGACGTCACGAGTCCTACCAGCACGCCGACCGATCGGCAGCGACCGCCGCCGCTCAGGCGGCCTGCTGCCGTGGCAGGACGACTTCGGTGAACACCAACTGGATGGCCGCCGCCGTGGGCACGGCCAGTAGCGCGCCGACGACGCCGAGCAGAGCTCCACCGATCAGGATGGCCACGATCGTCGCGGCGGGCGACACGTCGATGGCGTGCCGCATGACCTTGGGCACCAGCACGAAGTTCTCGAACTGCTGGTAGATGATGAAGAAGGCGATCGCGGCGACGCCCGCGCCGGCTGACACTGTGAAGGCCATCGCCGACGACACGACGGCGCCGATGGTCGCGCCGACCAGTGGCACGACGTCCATGAGCGCGACGAACAGTCCCAGCGCGATCGGGTAGGGCACATCCAGCCACCACAGCACGACGGTCGCGGCGACGCCCGCCACCGCCGACGTCGCGAGGTTGCCGAGGACGTATCGACCGATGCGGTCGAGGATCTCGTCGGTCAACAGCGTGACCCGCGCCCGGCGCGAGTTGGGCACCAGGCGGTACGCAGCCGACTTGATGCCCCGGTAGGCGGCCAGGAAGTACAAGGTCAGCACCAGCGCCGTGACCACGCCGAAGACGGCCTTCGCGACGCCCATCGCCAGCCCGAGGACCCGCGCCGGTGGCTGCTCCTCGAGCACCGCGGCACCGCTGGTCTCGTCCGTGACATCCTCGACGCGCTCCAGCAACCCGACCCGCGCGTCGATGTCGCGGAGCACGGCGTTGCGTTCGACGCCTTCGCGCAGGTACTGCGGCACCTGTTCGCGCAGCGCGGTGCCCTGGTTCACCAGCGGCGGGAGCCCCGCGATGAGTGTGGTGGCGATGAGCAGCAGCACGCCGATGATCACCGTCGCAGGTGCGAGCACCGGGCCGAAGCCGTGATGACGCAGGTACTCGACCGCGGGCGACAGCCCGATGGCGAGAAAGAGCGCCACGACGAGGATGAGCACGACATCGCGGACCAGGAACACCGTCCAGCCCAGCGCGCCCACGATCAGGACGCCGAGTGCCGCCTGCACCGCGGTGTGGAACGCCGACTGCTTGAGGATCGGGTCGCCGGGGGCCCCGTAGGGCTGGGACTTGGTCGCGCCGGCGCGAAGCCTGCGGATCTCGTGGTCCAGGCGCGGGTCCTCGGGATCGATCCCGTGCTCGCGCAGCAGTTCCTCTTCGCGCTGCTGCGCGTCGCGATCGTCCGATGGGGTGTCGGCCAGCTGGTCAGTCATTCGTGCCCACGTCCCGTCCGGTGCAGCGGGTCGCCCGACCACCGGCCGGGTCCGGGACTGGTGGTAGCTGGCGCGACCATTCCCTTCCCCGACGCCGACCATGCCCGCCACCTGTACGACCGTCCGCCGACCGGGAACGGATCGTGGGACTCCGAGGAGCGGCGCTGGACGACGACGGCGCCGGCATGTCTACTACAGATGTGGTTTTCCGGCGCTGCGCGGCGTGCGCGGCGATCGGCCACCCGTGGGCTCCGCGACATCGTCCGCACCCGGCGCATGCACGGACCGCACTTGACCGACCGGTCAGTCTGCCCTACGGTACGGCCGGCCGGGGCCGAGGACTTTGAGACGAGGGAGACCCCGTATGCGTGCACGTCCACCACGTTGGTACCCGTTCACGGCCGATCGGGCGGGCGCCGTCCCTCGGCTCGCAGTGCTCGCCGTGACCCTGCTGCTGCTCGCCGGATGCGGGGGTGCGGCCGAGAGCGACGGTGAGGCCGCCGACGCCGGCGGTGAGGACACAGAGGCCGCGGCGGGCGAGACGTCCGAAGCGGCCGACGACGGCGCCGCCGCCGACGGCGAGCCGATCCGCATCGGGACGCTCACCGCGCTCAGTGGACCGTTCGCTCCCTGGGGCGTCAACGTCACCAACGGCATGCAGATGGCCGTCGCGGAGATCAACGAGGCCGGTGGCGTGGACGGACGACCGTTGGAGCTCGTCGAGCGTGACACGGCGAGTGATCCGCAGGAGGGTGTCACCGCATTCCGCGGAATGATCGATCAGGACGGCGTGATCGCCGCCGGTGGCGTGATCTCCAGCGATGTCGGCCTCGCGACCGCGCGCATCGCCGAGCAGAGCGAGGTCCCGCTGTTCCTCGTGAAGGCGGGCTCCGGTGCGATCCTGACGTCCGACAGCCGCTACACGTTCCGCACGTGCCTGCCGGCGGCGCCGATGACCATGGGTCCGGTCGCCGACTACCTGGAGCAGGAGGGTCTCACGAGGGCGGGGGCCATCATCGCCGACTACGAATGGGGTCGCGCGATCGAGTCGGCGTTCGACGCGACGCTGGGCGAGGCGGGCATCGAGACCCAGGTCGAGGTCGCGCCGGTGACCGACACCGACTTCACGAGCTACCTGCGGTCACTGCAGGGCTTCGAGCCCGACGTGATCGTCGCGACCGGGCATCCGCCGGGTTCGGGCGCGATCACGAGCCAGTCCGCCGAGCTGGGCCTCGACACGCTGGTGACCGGGCCGTGGACCGTGCTGTCCAGCGTGATGGAGGGCGTCGGCGACGCCGCGTTCGACCGCTTTGTCGACTTCGACTGCGCCGACTACTCCGACAGCGAGTACCAGGAGCTGGCCGCCCGCTACAACGAGCAGTTCGACGCGTTCATGGAGGACGACGCGGTCGCCGCCTACGGCATCGTCACGATGCTGGCCGAGGCCGTCGGTGAGGTCGGCGACGACCCTGCCGCGATCGCCGAGTACCTGCACGGCGCGGAGTTCGACCTGCCCGGGTATCCGTCGACCCTCAGCTGGACCGAGTGGGGTGAGCTGGCGAACTCGACGCCCGTCGTGTCTGTCATCCGCGAGGAGGAGCCGCCCGAGGGCGTGAACCCGGACGCGAACTGGTACCCCGAGGTGCTGCTGGTGGCCGACCCGCTCGAGCCGTACCAGCCCGAGTAACACAACCATTGGATGGCGATCCTCGAGGTCCGGGGACTGACCAGGCACTTCGGTGGCCTGCCCGCGGTCGACAACGTCGACATCGATGTCGAGCCGACCGAGGTCTTCGCGGTGATCGGGCCGAACGGCGCCGGCAAGAGCACGCTGCTCAAGATGATCAGCGGCATGCTGGCGCCGTCGGCAGGGTCCGTGGTCTTCGACGGCGTCGACATCACCGGTCGCAAGCCCCACCGCATCCGGCACACGGGCATCGCGAAGGTGCTGCAGACCCCGCGGGTGTTCGAGACGATGACCACGCGCGAGAACGCCGCCCTCGGCGCGATGTTCGGTGGCACCGGGGGCCGCCGTACCGAACGCGAGGCGCTCGGGATCGCCGACGACGTGCTCCACACGCTGGCATTGCGGGACAAGGGCGACCTGCCGGTCAGCAGCCTCACCCTGCACGAGAAGCGGACGCTCGAGCTGGCTCGCGCGCTGGCCGGACGCCCACGCATCCTGCTGCTCGACGAGGTGATGGCCGGGCTGAACCCGACCGAGCTGGCGATCTACATCGAGGTCGTGCGCCGGGTTCGTGACGAGCTCGGCGTCACGGTCGTGTGGGTCGAGCACCTGATGAAGGCCATCGCGGCCCTGGCCGACCGGGTGCTCGTGCTCAACTTCGGGCGGCGCCTCGCGCAGGGAACCGCCGACGAGGTGCTGTCGGACCCCGAGGTCATCGAGGCGTACCTGGGTCGCGGCGTCGCCGCCCAGCATGGCGGGACCAGCGAGCCGGCGGGCGGGGACCAGACGGGCGAGGGCGAGCGCAGCGAGCAGGGACCTGACGACCGCACGGGCGGGGCCGATGCTCA from Euzebyales bacterium carries:
- a CDS encoding NADP-dependent oxidoreductase — encoded protein: MEVPTRNRQWRLAHRPDGRFADDDVELSDGDVPSPAEGEALVRVDYLSMDPTIRGWMSHDTYLPKIPVGGVVRGLGVGTVVASRSERYPEGAMVTGMTGWQELAIADGGRRSMQVLPDGTDPLDAVGLFGPTGLAAYFGLLDVGRPQPGDTVLVSGAAGATGSVAGQIAKVHGCRVVGTAGGPDKCRTVVDDYGFDACIDYRGDSLGDRVAEECPDGIDVFFDNVGGDVLEAALRNLAIGARIVVCGAISRYDGAPPRGPRNYTQLIMRRARMEGFLVFDHAERYPEAMADLGRWAAEGAITHHVDVVDGFENVPTAFARLFTGDKIGKNAVRL
- a CDS encoding long-chain-fatty-acid--CoA ligase: MTRVAPSPLTPLRFLERAAEVHGDKVAIVHGDRRTTYGAFADEATRVAHALRASGIAPGDRVAYLCLNTPEMLIAHFAVPLAGAVLVAINTRLSADEVRYICDHSGAKLLVVDAELHDAVTPIADDLATVDEIVTVIDPESDAVPSDEVAGPTYDVLRDRGADDPLPWTVDDELATISINYTSGTTGRPKGVMYTHRGAYLNALGEVLHSEHSPDSVYLWTLPMFHCNGWCTTWGVTAIGGRHVCLRAVRGDRIWDLLEAEGVTHLNGAPTVLNTIANTEQAHPLDRQLIVTTAGAPPSPTVIAKLEEINARIIHVYGLTETYGPYSVCEYQPDWGDLDVDERATLLARQGVGMVTAERMRVVNDDMEDAPADGQTMGEIVMTGNNVMAGYFDDEEATDEAFRGGWFHSGDLGVMHSDGYVELKDRAKDVVVSGGENISTVEVEQALESHDAVADVAVIGVPDDQWGERPKAFVVLADGADVDEAQLIEHVRQRIARYKAPDAVAFVDELPRTSTGKVQKFELREREWEGRDTRIQG
- a CDS encoding LLM class flavin-dependent oxidoreductase; the encoded protein is MRLSVMIEPQQGMTYAQILAVAQRADAVGMAGMYRSDHYTPIGAPADASTTDAWATLAGLARETSRITLGTMVTPATFRPVGNLAKVVATVAEMAGTLDGAPRVHVGMGTGWHEPEHHQHGFPFEDIATRFRRLDEHMQVLRGLWDPAREPFSFNGEFVTIDGARFHAVPEPRPRVIVGGTGRRKTPTLAARYADELNTVYQSPDDCRGMRVAMDEACEREGRDPDTLPLTLMTGCVVGADHDAFRARADRVHAVVGSGDLDSWLDELRGTWILGGPEQAADHLGRLAAAGVTGVLLQHQTPDDLDMLDEVMTQVAPRL
- a CDS encoding asparagine synthase-related protein; the protein is MTHDVSDQQVEGAPPSAHAAEPGGVGGGDDGEATRMLERISHRGPDGSGSRRVGPTWLGHRRLAIIDVEGGTQPLIDERGNVLVGNGEIYNHAALRAELGPDRFATSSDNETALRAVVAWGPQAIDRLRGMFAFAVAAEDGTLLAARDPLGIKPLYWAREEGRTIFASELRAFPEEVRPLIEAFPPGHWWTRSDGLHPFADLSARGRPFETRDEARDAIRDVVIRAVEDRMMADVEVGVLLSGGLDSSIVAAVAARDAARRGMRLQSFAVGVEGSPDLEAARVVAEALDLDHHERIYTAEEAYNVLDDAVRVIEHFDPALVRSAVPNHLVAELAARHVKVVLTGEGADELFAGYDYLRDVQPEDLEAELLRSVRGLHNLNLQRADRTSMAHGLEARVPFLDLDVIAVAARVPVTWKLPGEHGQEKRLLREAFAEWLPDDILWRRKAQFGDGSGAADALGAAISARLDDADADEQAARHEGLPTPRSAEEAVYQRMFARHLGGIRADKVLGMSPHT
- a CDS encoding AI-2E family transporter produces the protein MTDQLADTPSDDRDAQQREEELLREHGIDPEDPRLDHEIRRLRAGATKSQPYGAPGDPILKQSAFHTAVQAALGVLIVGALGWTVFLVRDVVLILVVALFLAIGLSPAVEYLRHHGFGPVLAPATVIIGVLLLIATTLIAGLPPLVNQGTALREQVPQYLREGVERNAVLRDIDARVGLLERVEDVTDETSGAAVLEEQPPARVLGLAMGVAKAVFGVVTALVLTLYFLAAYRGIKSAAYRLVPNSRRARVTLLTDEILDRIGRYVLGNLATSAVAGVAATVVLWWLDVPYPIALGLFVALMDVVPLVGATIGAVVSSAMAFTVSAGAGVAAIAFFIIYQQFENFVLVPKVMRHAIDVSPAATIVAILIGGALLGVVGALLAVPTAAAIQLVFTEVVLPRQQAA
- a CDS encoding ABC transporter substrate-binding protein — encoded protein: MRARPPRWYPFTADRAGAVPRLAVLAVTLLLLAGCGGAAESDGEAADAGGEDTEAAAGETSEAADDGAAADGEPIRIGTLTALSGPFAPWGVNVTNGMQMAVAEINEAGGVDGRPLELVERDTASDPQEGVTAFRGMIDQDGVIAAGGVISSDVGLATARIAEQSEVPLFLVKAGSGAILTSDSRYTFRTCLPAAPMTMGPVADYLEQEGLTRAGAIIADYEWGRAIESAFDATLGEAGIETQVEVAPVTDTDFTSYLRSLQGFEPDVIVATGHPPGSGAITSQSAELGLDTLVTGPWTVLSSVMEGVGDAAFDRFVDFDCADYSDSEYQELAARYNEQFDAFMEDDAVAAYGIVTMLAEAVGEVGDDPAAIAEYLHGAEFDLPGYPSTLSWTEWGELANSTPVVSVIREEEPPEGVNPDANWYPEVLLVADPLEPYQPE
- a CDS encoding ABC transporter ATP-binding protein — translated: MAILEVRGLTRHFGGLPAVDNVDIDVEPTEVFAVIGPNGAGKSTLLKMISGMLAPSAGSVVFDGVDITGRKPHRIRHTGIAKVLQTPRVFETMTTRENAALGAMFGGTGGRRTEREALGIADDVLHTLALRDKGDLPVSSLTLHEKRTLELARALAGRPRILLLDEVMAGLNPTELAIYIEVVRRVRDELGVTVVWVEHLMKAIAALADRVLVLNFGRRLAQGTADEVLSDPEVIEAYLGRGVAAQHGGTSEPAGGDQTGEGERSEQGPDDRTGGADAHR